From Actinoplanes oblitus, a single genomic window includes:
- a CDS encoding maleylpyruvate isomerase family mycothiol-dependent enzyme, whose translation MNRLHATKDFWLAALRADGPALWDAVAETGPAVPVPGIPDWTTADLAHHVTGTLRWVRATVARGVTAVPDVAPGDDARPDWDEALDQLRRELTGTIETLEALDPDFPAWNWAPQPKRAVFWDRRIAHEISVHRWDAEAAAGRPTPIETKLATDGVAEILDTWLPAGKRLGPTDLHGVVHLVGTDAETEWFVRLRGAGIALLDTGTILDTDDHHARAKAMGTASDLQLALMGRKRPDQLAISGDPRLIQALRTG comes from the coding sequence ATGAACAGGTTGCACGCGACGAAGGACTTCTGGCTGGCGGCGCTGCGCGCCGACGGCCCGGCCCTGTGGGACGCCGTCGCCGAGACCGGCCCAGCCGTCCCGGTGCCGGGCATCCCCGACTGGACCACCGCCGACCTGGCCCACCACGTCACCGGCACGCTGCGCTGGGTGCGCGCCACGGTGGCCCGCGGGGTGACAGCCGTCCCCGACGTGGCGCCCGGCGACGACGCCCGGCCAGACTGGGACGAGGCGCTCGATCAGCTGCGGCGCGAGCTGACCGGCACCATCGAGACCCTGGAGGCGCTCGATCCGGACTTCCCGGCGTGGAACTGGGCGCCGCAACCGAAACGCGCGGTGTTCTGGGACCGGCGGATCGCGCACGAGATCTCGGTGCACCGGTGGGACGCCGAGGCGGCGGCCGGCCGGCCCACCCCGATCGAGACCAAGCTGGCCACCGACGGGGTGGCCGAGATCCTGGACACCTGGCTGCCGGCCGGCAAGCGGCTGGGGCCGACCGACCTGCACGGCGTGGTGCACCTGGTCGGGACCGACGCCGAGACCGAGTGGTTCGTCCGGCTCCGCGGCGCGGGGATCGCGCTGCTGGACACCGGCACGATCCTGGACACCGACGATCACCATGCCCGCGCCAAGGCGATGGGCACGGCGAGTGACCTGCAGTTGGCCCTGATGGGACGGAAACGCCCGGACCAGTTGGCGATCAGCGGCGATCCACGCCTGATCCAGGCTCTACGAACCGGTTAA
- a CDS encoding GH1 family beta-glucosidase, whose translation MTATVTSTSAQPARAGITFPDGFVWGAATASYQIEGAAREDGRGPSIWDTFSRTPGKVYAGHTGDIACDHYHRYVEDVALMADLGLASYRFSVAWPRVRPDGTGPVNLKGLDFYDRLTDELLGKGIDPVVTLYHWDLPQTLEDRGGWASRETAEAFGEYAEIVYRKLGDRVGTWTTLNEPWCSAYLGYGSGIHAPGVQDPAKALAAVHHLNLGHGLAVQALRAAGAQRVSITLNPCEVYPVDPDSPADRDAARLIDGLANRIFFDPLLRGEYPADVLEHIARLTDLSYLKDGDLAIINQPIDVLGINFYNPAYVSAKPGAPGDLSYPGSEGIAFRPPVGPVTDMNWPIEPASLTRLLTRIHRDYPGTPLMITENGAAFPDGPGPTGEVADTRRIDYVDGHLRACHDALAAGVDLRGYFLWSLMDNFEWAEGYAKRFGIVHVDYTTQQRVLKNSAKWYREVIKRNGLS comes from the coding sequence ATGACGGCAACCGTCACGTCCACGTCGGCGCAGCCGGCGCGCGCGGGGATCACCTTCCCCGACGGCTTCGTCTGGGGCGCGGCCACGGCCTCGTACCAGATCGAGGGGGCGGCTCGGGAGGACGGTCGCGGCCCGTCCATCTGGGACACCTTCAGCCGTACGCCCGGGAAGGTGTACGCCGGCCACACCGGTGACATCGCGTGCGACCACTACCACCGGTACGTCGAGGACGTGGCGCTGATGGCCGACCTCGGCCTGGCGTCGTACCGATTCTCGGTCGCCTGGCCGCGCGTCCGCCCGGACGGCACCGGCCCGGTCAACCTCAAGGGCCTCGACTTCTACGACCGGCTCACCGACGAGCTGCTCGGCAAGGGCATCGACCCGGTCGTCACCCTCTACCACTGGGACCTCCCGCAGACGCTCGAGGACCGGGGCGGCTGGGCCAGCCGGGAGACCGCCGAGGCGTTCGGCGAGTACGCCGAGATCGTCTACCGCAAGCTGGGTGACCGGGTGGGCACCTGGACCACCCTGAACGAGCCGTGGTGCTCGGCCTACCTCGGTTACGGCTCCGGCATCCACGCCCCCGGCGTGCAGGACCCGGCGAAGGCCCTGGCCGCCGTGCACCACCTGAACCTCGGCCACGGCCTGGCGGTGCAGGCGCTGCGGGCGGCCGGCGCGCAGCGGGTCAGCATCACGCTGAACCCGTGCGAGGTCTACCCGGTGGACCCGGACAGCCCGGCCGACCGGGACGCCGCCCGGCTGATCGACGGGCTGGCCAACCGGATCTTCTTCGACCCGCTGCTGCGCGGCGAGTACCCGGCCGACGTCCTCGAGCACATCGCCCGGCTGACCGACCTGTCCTACCTCAAGGACGGCGACCTGGCAATCATCAACCAGCCGATCGACGTGCTGGGCATCAACTTCTACAACCCGGCGTACGTCTCGGCGAAGCCCGGCGCGCCCGGCGACCTGTCCTACCCGGGCAGCGAGGGCATCGCGTTCCGCCCGCCGGTCGGCCCGGTCACCGACATGAACTGGCCGATCGAGCCGGCCAGCCTCACCCGGCTGCTCACCCGCATCCACCGCGACTACCCGGGCACCCCGCTGATGATCACCGAGAACGGCGCGGCGTTCCCGGACGGCCCGGGCCCGACCGGCGAGGTGGCCGACACCCGCCGGATCGACTACGTGGACGGCCACCTGCGGGCCTGCCACGACGCGCTGGCCGCCGGAGTCGATCTGCGGGGATACTTCCTCTGGTCACTGATGGACAACTTCGAATGGGCCGAGGGCTACGCGAAGCGTTTCGGTATCGTGCACGTCGACTACACGACGCAGCAGCGGGTGCTCAAGAACAGCGCGAAGTGGTACCGCGAGGTGATCAAGCGCAACGGGCTTTCGTAA
- a CDS encoding LacI family DNA-binding transcriptional regulator: MTTRERPTLEAVARRAGVSRATVSRVVNGSTTVAATIREAVNRAVDELGYVPNQAARSLVTQRTDSVALILPETANRVFSDDLFFPAIIRGVGMELEAADKQLVLMMTGSEAGHHRVERYAVAGHVDGVVFASIHGADPLPGTLARRGIPVICSGRPMTAEPPVPYVDVDHAGGVAAAVRHLIATGRRRIATIAGPQDMVAGIERLAGYTATLRAAGLPELVVTGDFTRESGITGMRALLARDPSLDAVFVASDLMAHGALMALREAGREVPADVAVIGFDDFEISRYSDPPLTTVRQPIGEMGRTLARQMLLLITGDEIPESVVLPTELIVRDSA; encoded by the coding sequence GTGACGACGCGGGAGCGGCCCACCCTGGAAGCGGTGGCCCGGCGCGCCGGGGTGTCCCGGGCAACCGTCTCCCGCGTCGTCAACGGTTCCACGACGGTGGCCGCCACCATCCGGGAGGCGGTCAACCGGGCCGTCGACGAGCTGGGTTACGTGCCCAATCAGGCCGCCCGCAGCCTGGTCACCCAGCGGACCGACTCGGTCGCGCTGATCCTGCCGGAGACGGCGAACCGGGTCTTCTCCGACGACCTGTTCTTCCCGGCCATCATCCGCGGCGTCGGCATGGAGCTGGAGGCGGCCGACAAGCAGCTGGTCCTGATGATGACCGGCTCGGAGGCCGGCCACCACCGGGTGGAGCGCTACGCGGTCGCCGGCCACGTCGACGGCGTCGTGTTCGCCTCGATCCACGGCGCCGACCCGCTGCCCGGCACCCTGGCCCGCCGCGGCATCCCGGTGATCTGCAGCGGCCGCCCGATGACCGCCGAGCCCCCGGTCCCCTACGTCGACGTCGACCACGCCGGCGGTGTCGCGGCCGCGGTCCGCCACCTGATCGCCACCGGCCGCCGCCGGATCGCCACCATCGCCGGCCCGCAGGACATGGTCGCCGGCATCGAGCGCCTCGCCGGCTACACCGCCACCCTGCGCGCCGCCGGCCTCCCCGAGCTGGTCGTCACCGGCGACTTCACCCGCGAGTCGGGCATCACCGGCATGCGCGCCCTGCTGGCACGGGACCCGTCCCTGGACGCGGTCTTCGTCGCCTCCGACCTGATGGCCCACGGCGCGCTGATGGCCCTGCGCGAGGCCGGCCGGGAGGTCCCCGCCGACGTCGCGGTCATCGGCTTCGACGACTTCGAGATCAGCCGTTACAGCGACCCGCCGCTGACCACGGTCCGCCAGCCGATCGGCGAGATGGGCCGCACCCTGGCCCGCCAGATGCTGCTCCTGATCACCGGCGACGAGATCCCGGAGTCGGTGGTCCTCCCCACCGAGCTGATCGTCCGCGACTCCGCCTGA
- a CDS encoding EI24 domain-containing protein: MTEDPKRPLSAVRQFAAGVGLLGRGLGLVLRSPRLLGLGLLPALLAGVLYTIGLVVLIRFLPSLAERVTWFADDWSGFWRDFVEVLAGAGLLGLTLLLGILTFTAVTLLIGDPFYEKISELVEDRFGGVPEAVEVGFWSSLRRSLADSLRLIGLSILAGVPLFLLGFVPVVGQTVVPVLAGAVGGWLLALELTGVPFQRRGRRLRHRRAVLAANVPLTLGFGGAVFCAFLIPLGAIFLMPAAIAGATLLARRALGKPIEITTTASL, translated from the coding sequence GTGACGGAAGATCCGAAGCGGCCGCTGAGCGCGGTTCGCCAGTTCGCCGCCGGGGTGGGCCTGCTCGGCCGCGGCCTCGGCCTGGTGCTGCGCAGCCCCCGACTGCTCGGCCTGGGCCTGCTCCCGGCGCTGCTCGCCGGCGTGCTCTACACGATCGGGCTGGTCGTCCTGATCCGCTTCCTGCCGAGCCTCGCCGAGCGGGTCACCTGGTTCGCCGACGACTGGTCCGGCTTCTGGCGTGACTTCGTCGAGGTGCTGGCCGGCGCCGGGCTGCTCGGGCTGACCCTGCTGCTGGGCATCCTCACCTTCACCGCCGTCACCCTGCTGATCGGCGACCCGTTCTACGAGAAGATCTCCGAGCTGGTCGAGGACCGCTTCGGCGGCGTCCCGGAGGCCGTCGAGGTCGGGTTCTGGAGCTCGTTGCGCCGCAGCCTGGCCGACTCGCTGCGGCTGATCGGCCTCAGCATCCTGGCCGGCGTGCCGCTCTTCCTGCTCGGCTTCGTCCCGGTCGTCGGCCAGACCGTCGTCCCGGTGCTGGCCGGCGCCGTCGGCGGCTGGCTGCTCGCCCTGGAGCTCACCGGCGTCCCGTTCCAGCGCCGTGGCCGGCGCCTCCGGCACCGCCGCGCGGTCCTGGCCGCCAACGTTCCGCTGACGCTGGGATTCGGTGGCGCGGTCTTCTGCGCGTTCCTGATCCCGCTCGGCGCGATCTTCCTGATGCCCGCCGCGATCGCCGGCGCCACGTTGCTGGCCCGCCGCGCCCTCGGCAAACCCATCGAAATCACCACGACAGCATCCCTTTGA
- a CDS encoding alpha/beta fold hydrolase, with product MRARFGPPPPDGGPRLQRVDRTGPRSGRPTLPGPATELVTLPSGVRVEQLITGAGEPMTVFAHGLAGDIAGTRPLGSGVAGRRVFFQFRGHGRSDAPPGPWHFGDLAGDLRGVADLAGATRAVGVSMGAGALCRLLTETPDRFERVVLYLPAPLDGRRPPAAAQRLDRLLASVESGEAAMIADAVEAELPPSVRNTPAGWSYLRQRVDQLQRDGLAAELGSLWSSPAVPDESLLKAFRGRALVLGCQGDEIHPAAWAERLADLLGAELEIYDRPAVLWTNRNELRDRVSTFLNG from the coding sequence GTGAGGGCTCGCTTCGGGCCGCCCCCGCCGGACGGCGGGCCGCGCCTGCAGCGCGTCGATCGGACCGGGCCGCGGTCCGGTCGCCCGACGCTGCCGGGTCCGGCGACCGAGCTGGTCACTCTCCCTTCCGGCGTACGCGTGGAGCAGCTGATCACCGGCGCCGGTGAGCCGATGACAGTGTTCGCCCACGGCCTGGCCGGGGACATCGCCGGTACCCGCCCGCTCGGCAGCGGGGTGGCCGGCCGCCGGGTGTTCTTCCAGTTCCGCGGCCACGGCCGCTCCGACGCGCCACCCGGCCCGTGGCACTTCGGCGACCTGGCGGGCGACCTGCGCGGCGTGGCCGACCTGGCCGGCGCGACCCGGGCCGTCGGGGTCAGCATGGGCGCCGGCGCGCTGTGCCGGCTGCTCACCGAGACCCCGGACCGCTTCGAACGAGTCGTGCTCTATCTGCCCGCCCCGCTGGACGGCCGTCGCCCGCCGGCCGCTGCCCAGCGCCTGGACCGGCTGCTCGCCTCGGTCGAGTCCGGCGAGGCCGCGATGATCGCCGACGCCGTCGAGGCGGAGTTGCCCCCCTCGGTGCGCAACACCCCGGCCGGTTGGAGCTACCTGCGCCAGCGGGTCGACCAGCTGCAGCGCGACGGCCTCGCCGCCGAACTGGGCAGCCTCTGGTCCAGCCCAGCGGTGCCCGACGAGTCGCTGCTCAAGGCGTTCCGCGGCCGCGCCCTGGTGCTCGGCTGCCAGGGCGACGAGATCCACCCGGCGGCGTGGGCCGAGCGGCTGGCCGATCTCCTCGGCGCCGAACTGGAGATCTACGACCGCCCGGCCGTGCTGTGGACCAACCGCAACGAACTCCGCGACCGGGTCTCCACCTTCCTGAACGGCTGA
- a CDS encoding DUF2516 family protein: MALSAPIFAFLVQTYVQIAILLIALILETVAFVHCLTQRGAGFQALGTLPKGAWAAVLGVCIVLTYLTHSTLGLGIFGLIGIGAALIYLLDVRPGLKDIADGKGFW; the protein is encoded by the coding sequence ATGGCACTCTCCGCGCCGATCTTCGCCTTCCTCGTCCAGACCTACGTCCAGATCGCGATCCTGCTGATCGCCCTGATCCTGGAAACGGTCGCCTTCGTGCACTGCCTGACCCAGCGTGGCGCGGGCTTCCAGGCACTCGGCACCCTGCCCAAGGGCGCCTGGGCCGCGGTCCTCGGCGTGTGCATCGTGCTCACCTACCTGACCCACAGCACTCTCGGCCTGGGCATCTTCGGCCTGATCGGGATCGGTGCGGCACTGATCTACCTGCTCGACGTGCGGCCCGGCCTCAAGGACATCGCGGACGGCAAGGGCTTTTGGTGA
- a CDS encoding asparaginase: MTVVAEVVRSGFVESVHHGVVAFSDRPGVGDTVSPIFPRSSNKPLQAVGMLRSGLVPREVADLAMAGASHDGEPFHVDRVRAMLAAAGLGPEALRCPADLPLGETARYAYLRAGGEPEPILMNCSGKHAAMLATCVANGWDLESYLDPKHPLQVALAETISDLAGEPIAAAGVDGCGAPVLAISPVALARAFLRLVEAAPGTPERRVADAMRAHPELVAGPASEDTILMRAVPGLLVKRGADGVTAAALPGAGGVAVKISDGAIRARVPVLLSALRKLGVEPPVLEEPILGGGRQVGEVRAVW; encoded by the coding sequence GTGACTGTCGTCGCGGAGGTGGTGCGCTCCGGTTTCGTGGAGAGCGTGCACCACGGCGTCGTCGCGTTCTCCGACCGGCCGGGCGTGGGCGACACCGTCAGCCCGATCTTCCCCCGGTCGTCGAACAAGCCGCTGCAGGCCGTCGGCATGCTGCGCAGTGGACTGGTCCCGCGCGAGGTCGCGGACCTCGCCATGGCCGGTGCCAGCCACGACGGTGAGCCGTTCCACGTGGATCGGGTGCGCGCCATGCTGGCCGCGGCCGGGCTCGGCCCGGAGGCGCTGCGCTGCCCGGCCGACCTGCCGCTGGGCGAGACGGCGCGGTACGCGTACCTGCGGGCCGGCGGCGAGCCGGAGCCGATCCTGATGAACTGCTCGGGCAAGCACGCCGCGATGCTGGCGACCTGTGTGGCGAACGGGTGGGACCTGGAGTCGTACCTCGATCCCAAGCATCCGCTGCAGGTGGCGCTCGCCGAAACGATCAGCGACCTGGCCGGCGAGCCGATCGCGGCGGCCGGGGTGGACGGCTGCGGCGCGCCGGTGCTGGCCATCTCGCCGGTCGCGCTGGCCCGGGCGTTCCTGCGGCTCGTCGAGGCGGCGCCGGGCACCCCGGAACGCCGGGTGGCGGACGCGATGCGGGCCCATCCCGAGCTGGTGGCGGGTCCCGCGTCGGAGGACACCATCCTGATGCGGGCGGTGCCGGGCCTGCTGGTGAAGCGGGGCGCGGACGGGGTGACGGCGGCGGCGCTGCCGGGCGCCGGCGGCGTCGCGGTGAAGATCTCCGACGGCGCGATCCGCGCCCGGGTGCCGGTGCTGCTGTCCGCCCTGCGGAAGCTGGGCGTCGAACCACCGGTGCTGGAGGAGCCGATCCTCGGCGGCGGACGCCAGGTCGGCGAGGTACGCGCGGTCTGGTGA
- a CDS encoding BKACE family enzyme, with translation MTGTLITVAPTGAESSKADVPALPVTLDELVVTAKECEALGASIIHVHIRDADARPTLDQGRLRATVAALRESTGLIVQLSSGGAVTDPEADRLAVLDAGPEMASCTMGTVNFGDDVFLNRWDFIVDLHTRMQERGIVPEYEIFDLGQLTTLQRLLSKHGLPFGGHVHLDLVMGVPGGMPGTAAALVACEQVIRDLPAGTTFSATGIGRATIPVMLASLSTGGHLRVGMEDTVTYAKGRPVESNMQLVARAVGFAQLAQRPPLTPVRARELLGVPAR, from the coding sequence ATGACCGGGACCTTGATCACCGTCGCCCCGACCGGCGCGGAGAGCAGCAAGGCGGACGTTCCGGCTCTGCCAGTGACCCTGGACGAGCTGGTCGTGACCGCGAAAGAGTGCGAGGCGCTGGGCGCTTCGATCATCCATGTGCACATCCGGGACGCGGATGCCCGGCCGACCCTGGATCAGGGGCGGCTGCGGGCCACCGTTGCCGCGTTGCGCGAGTCGACCGGGCTGATCGTTCAGCTCTCCTCGGGCGGCGCGGTGACCGACCCGGAGGCCGACCGGCTGGCCGTGCTCGACGCCGGCCCGGAGATGGCCTCCTGCACCATGGGCACCGTCAACTTCGGTGACGACGTGTTCCTGAACCGCTGGGACTTCATCGTCGACCTGCACACGCGGATGCAGGAGCGGGGCATCGTCCCGGAGTACGAGATCTTCGACCTGGGTCAGCTCACCACGCTGCAGCGGCTGCTCAGCAAGCACGGGCTGCCGTTCGGCGGGCACGTGCACCTGGACCTGGTGATGGGCGTGCCCGGCGGGATGCCCGGTACGGCGGCCGCACTGGTCGCCTGCGAGCAGGTGATCCGCGATCTGCCGGCCGGCACCACGTTCTCGGCGACCGGGATCGGGCGGGCCACCATCCCGGTGATGCTGGCGTCGCTGTCGACCGGTGGGCACCTGCGGGTCGGCATGGAGGACACCGTCACGTACGCGAAGGGTCGTCCCGTCGAGTCGAACATGCAGCTGGTGGCCCGCGCCGTCGGCTTCGCCCAGCTCGCCCAGCGACCCCCGCTGACCCCGGTGCGGGCGCGTGAGCTGCTGGGGGTGCCGGCCCGGTGA
- the ygfZ gene encoding CAF17-like 4Fe-4S cluster assembly/insertion protein YgfZ — MVEDLDPSSADAGVPAHFGDPMKEQRLLETAAGLVDRSNREVLAVPGEERASWLHTLTTQHLSDLAANQGSELLVLSPHGHVEQHAFVTEDGTTAWLDTEPGAGAGLLKYLEMMRFFTRVEPRDATSEIAVLSVVGPAAADLFPDLAAPRIGAVPGPKFAAGSVPPEATAIYSVRPFEGGLARRVPLGVDLLVPRHAKTSVIEKLGVPRAGLWAYEAIRVAARVPRLGYETDHKTIPAEAEFMAAAVHLDKGCYRGQETVARVHHLGRPPRRLVLLHLDGIATDHPPVRGTPVELDGRAVGFVGTAVRHHELGMIALAVLKRNVADDARLTVGESAAAIEA; from the coding sequence ATGGTCGAGGATCTCGACCCGAGTTCCGCCGACGCGGGCGTGCCCGCGCATTTCGGTGACCCGATGAAGGAGCAGCGGCTCCTGGAGACGGCGGCCGGCCTGGTCGACCGGTCGAACCGGGAGGTGCTCGCGGTCCCGGGCGAGGAGCGTGCCAGCTGGTTGCACACGCTGACCACCCAGCACCTCTCCGACCTCGCCGCCAACCAGGGCAGTGAGTTGCTGGTGCTGTCTCCGCACGGCCACGTCGAGCAGCACGCGTTCGTCACCGAGGACGGGACGACGGCCTGGCTGGACACCGAGCCTGGAGCCGGCGCGGGCCTGCTGAAGTACCTGGAGATGATGCGCTTCTTCACCCGGGTCGAGCCGCGCGACGCGACCTCGGAGATCGCCGTGCTGTCAGTGGTCGGCCCGGCAGCCGCGGACCTCTTCCCGGATCTCGCGGCACCCCGGATCGGCGCGGTGCCGGGTCCGAAGTTCGCCGCCGGGTCGGTGCCGCCCGAGGCCACGGCGATCTATTCGGTACGCCCGTTCGAGGGTGGCCTGGCGCGCCGCGTCCCGCTCGGCGTGGACCTGCTGGTGCCCCGGCACGCGAAGACGTCGGTGATCGAGAAACTCGGCGTGCCCCGGGCCGGGCTCTGGGCCTACGAGGCGATCCGGGTGGCCGCCCGGGTGCCGCGCCTGGGCTACGAGACGGATCACAAGACCATCCCCGCCGAGGCCGAGTTCATGGCCGCCGCGGTGCACCTGGACAAGGGCTGCTACCGCGGGCAGGAGACCGTCGCCCGGGTGCACCACCTGGGGCGGCCGCCGCGCCGGCTGGTGCTGCTGCACCTGGACGGCATCGCCACCGATCATCCGCCGGTGCGGGGCACGCCGGTCGAGCTGGACGGGCGGGCGGTCGGGTTCGTCGGGACGGCGGTGCGGCATCACGAGCTGGGAATGATCGCGCTCGCGGTGCTGAAGCGGAACGTGGCTGACGACGCCCGGCTGACGGTGGGGGAGTCGGCGGCGGCGATCGAGGCCTGA
- a CDS encoding Fur family transcriptional regulator, translating to MSATSLAAMLRERGLRLTPQRQLILEAVHELGHATPETVHNAVRERVAGVNITTVYRTLELLEELGLVNHTHLSHGSPTYHPAGEDQHVHLVCRSCGSIEEMDPAVLLPVCDRLRDERDFRVDVGHVSLFGVCGKCKESE from the coding sequence GTGTCCGCCACTTCGCTTGCCGCCATGCTCCGCGAGCGCGGCCTGCGGCTCACCCCGCAGCGCCAGCTGATCCTGGAGGCGGTGCACGAGCTCGGCCACGCCACCCCCGAGACGGTGCACAACGCGGTTCGCGAGCGGGTGGCCGGCGTCAACATCACCACCGTGTACCGGACACTCGAGCTGCTCGAGGAGCTCGGCCTGGTCAACCACACCCATCTCTCGCACGGATCGCCGACCTACCATCCGGCCGGCGAGGACCAGCATGTGCACCTGGTCTGCCGCTCCTGCGGTTCGATCGAGGAGATGGACCCGGCGGTGCTGCTGCCGGTCTGCGACCGGCTGCGCGACGAGCGGGATTTCCGGGTCGACGTCGGGCACGTCTCGCTGTTCGGGGTCTGCGGCAAGTGCAAGGAGTCGGAGTGA
- a CDS encoding aminotransferase class IV, with the protein MNERILVSPADLMGDGVFETLHLRESGPWLLDQHLDRLARSAALLGLPPPPPVTPPAGQTGVMRIIYTRNLFHVGVSPIPDQVLRERRDGIRVLSAGLGVSAGRQPPWSLATAKSLSYASNFAARRWAARQGADDVIWTSIEGYALEAPTASIVWLAGEELGTVPWERAGILPGITAAHLLSLAPSVGLRPAPRMITLPELAEADAIWLASSVRGLAEVVTLDGTVRPRSPWTPRLLTLLGF; encoded by the coding sequence ATGAACGAGCGGATCCTGGTGTCCCCGGCCGATCTGATGGGCGACGGGGTGTTCGAGACGCTGCACCTGCGAGAGTCCGGGCCGTGGCTGCTCGACCAGCACCTCGACCGGCTGGCCCGGTCGGCCGCCCTGCTCGGCCTGCCACCACCGCCACCGGTCACACCCCCGGCCGGGCAGACCGGTGTGATGCGAATCATCTATACCCGCAACCTGTTCCACGTCGGCGTCTCCCCGATCCCGGACCAGGTGCTGCGCGAACGCCGGGACGGGATCCGGGTGCTCAGCGCCGGCCTCGGCGTGTCCGCCGGCCGGCAGCCCCCGTGGTCGCTGGCCACCGCCAAGTCACTGTCCTACGCGAGCAACTTCGCGGCCCGCCGCTGGGCCGCGCGGCAGGGCGCGGACGACGTCATCTGGACCTCGATCGAGGGGTACGCCCTGGAGGCCCCGACCGCCTCGATCGTCTGGCTGGCCGGCGAGGAACTGGGCACGGTCCCGTGGGAGCGGGCCGGCATCCTGCCCGGCATCACCGCGGCACACCTGCTGTCGCTGGCGCCGTCGGTGGGCCTGCGCCCGGCACCCCGCATGATCACGCTGCCGGAACTGGCCGAGGCCGACGCGATCTGGCTGGCGTCGTCGGTCCGCGGGCTCGCGGAGGTGGTCACGCTCGACGGCACGGTCCGCCCCCGGTCACCGTGGACCCCCCGGCTGCTGACCTTGCTCGGCTTCTGA
- a CDS encoding FABP family protein → MSGEQDNPLGPPPWLNAPPVDPYPYEDTHDLRVGPDLHPSLLGLLPFVGLWRGRGQGGFPAEEDFNFAQEIRISHDGRDFLRYESRAWLLDDESQPLGQALTESGFWRPVLVDGRPGDEMEATMIRPDGVAELYLGKAATTRLEMGTDAVAYTPSGLHVTGGHRLFGIVDAALLYAHEISIDNSPLTPHMSARLLRVGG, encoded by the coding sequence GTGAGCGGCGAGCAGGACAACCCACTGGGCCCGCCGCCGTGGCTGAACGCCCCGCCGGTCGACCCCTACCCCTACGAGGACACCCACGACCTGCGGGTCGGCCCCGACCTGCACCCGTCGCTGCTCGGGCTGCTGCCGTTCGTCGGTCTGTGGCGGGGCCGGGGCCAGGGCGGATTCCCGGCGGAGGAGGACTTCAACTTCGCGCAGGAGATCCGGATCAGCCACGACGGGCGGGACTTCTTGCGCTACGAGTCGCGGGCCTGGCTGCTCGACGACGAGTCGCAGCCGCTCGGGCAGGCGCTGACCGAGTCGGGCTTCTGGCGGCCGGTGCTGGTCGACGGGCGGCCGGGCGACGAGATGGAAGCCACGATGATCCGGCCGGACGGGGTCGCCGAGCTGTACCTGGGCAAGGCGGCGACGACCCGGTTGGAGATGGGCACGGACGCGGTGGCGTACACGCCGTCCGGGCTGCATGTGACGGGCGGGCATCGGTTGTTCGGGATCGTGGACGCGGCGCTGCTGTACGCGCACGAGATCTCGATCGACAACAGCCCGTTGACGCCGCACATGTCGGCGCGGTTGTTGCGCGTCGGCGGCTGA
- the mtfM gene encoding small membrane protein MtfM, whose product MVTEIGFVSLLVAAMGALAGGFGYLAMRISRGRW is encoded by the coding sequence ATGGTTACGGAGATCGGGTTCGTGAGCCTGCTGGTCGCCGCGATGGGCGCGCTGGCGGGCGGTTTCGGCTATTTGGCAATGCGTATTTCGAGGGGGCGCTGGTGA
- a CDS encoding DsrE family protein, producing the protein MLAGMARLLVVKATAGADAPERCNQAFNVATTAATAGVDVSLWLTGESTWFALPGRAAEFELPHAAPLPDLIEVLLEAGRITACTQCAARRGIGPGDVLPGIRIAGAAVFVEEIMSEGAQALVY; encoded by the coding sequence ATGCTGGCCGGTATGGCACGCTTGCTGGTCGTCAAGGCCACCGCCGGAGCCGACGCCCCGGAACGCTGCAACCAGGCGTTCAACGTGGCGACCACGGCCGCGACCGCCGGGGTCGACGTGTCGCTCTGGCTGACCGGCGAGTCCACCTGGTTCGCCCTGCCCGGCCGGGCCGCCGAGTTCGAGCTGCCGCACGCCGCGCCGCTGCCCGATCTGATCGAGGTGCTGCTGGAGGCCGGCCGGATCACCGCCTGCACGCAGTGCGCCGCCCGCCGCGGCATCGGCCCGGGTGACGTCCTGCCGGGCATCCGGATCGCCGGCGCCGCGGTCTTCGTCGAGGAGATCATGTCCGAGGGCGCCCAGGCCCTCGTCTACTGA